In one Pseudomonas sp. SCA2728.1_7 genomic region, the following are encoded:
- the lpxA gene encoding acyl-ACP--UDP-N-acetylglucosamine O-acyltransferase: MSLIDPRAIIDPSAVLADGVEVGPWSIIGAGVEIGEGTVIGPHVILKGPTRIGKHNRIYQFSSVGEDTPDLKYKGEETRLVIGDHNVIREGVTIHRGTVQDRSETTLGDHNLIMAYAHIGHDSVIGNHCILVNNTALAGHVHVDDWAILSGFTLVHQYCHIGAHSFSGMGTAIGKDVPAFVTVFGNPAEARSMNFEGMRRRGFSEDAIHTLRRAYKTVYRQGLTVEQALAELAEPAAQFPEVAIFRDSIQSSTRGITR, encoded by the coding sequence ATGAGTTTGATTGACCCTCGCGCAATCATCGATCCATCGGCCGTCCTGGCTGATGGCGTCGAGGTCGGCCCGTGGTCGATCATCGGCGCAGGTGTGGAAATCGGCGAGGGTACCGTGATTGGGCCGCATGTAATCCTCAAAGGCCCGACCCGCATCGGCAAGCACAATCGCATCTACCAGTTTTCCTCGGTAGGCGAAGACACGCCCGATCTGAAATACAAAGGCGAAGAAACCCGTCTGGTGATCGGTGACCACAACGTCATCCGCGAAGGCGTGACGATCCACCGTGGCACCGTTCAGGACCGTTCGGAAACCACGCTGGGCGATCACAACCTGATCATGGCCTATGCCCATATCGGTCACGACAGCGTCATCGGCAACCACTGCATTCTGGTCAACAACACCGCGTTGGCCGGCCATGTGCACGTGGATGACTGGGCGATCCTCTCCGGGTTTACTCTGGTTCATCAGTATTGCCACATTGGCGCTCACAGCTTTTCCGGCATGGGCACCGCCATCGGCAAGGACGTTCCGGCGTTCGTCACCGTGTTCGGCAACCCGGCCGAAGCGCGCAGCATGAACTTCGAAGGCATGCGCCGTCGCGGTTTCAGTGAGGACGCGATCCACACCCTGCGTCGCGCTTACAAAACCGTCTATCGCCAAGGCCTTACGGTTGAACAGGCATTGGCCGAGTTGGCCGAGCCTGCTGCGCAGTTCCCGGAAGTCGCGATATTCCGTGACTCCATTCAGTCGTCGACTCGCGGCATCACTCGCTGA
- the rnhB gene encoding ribonuclease HII, producing MQMGLDFTLVAEVEELVAGVDEVGRGPLCGAVVTAAVILDPNRPILGLNDSKKLTEAKREKLYDEIIEKSLSWCIARAEVEEIDELNILHATMLAMQRAVAGLHIQPKLAMIDGNRCPQLPMRAEAVVQGDGKVPAIAAASILAKVSRDREMAAFELIYPGYGIGGHKGYPTPVHLEALVRLGPTPIHRRSFAPVRQAYEALEGLTQV from the coding sequence ATGCAGATGGGCCTGGATTTCACCTTGGTCGCCGAAGTTGAAGAACTGGTGGCCGGCGTTGATGAAGTCGGTCGTGGCCCTTTGTGCGGTGCGGTGGTGACGGCGGCGGTGATCCTTGATCCGAACCGGCCGATTCTCGGCCTCAACGACTCGAAGAAACTCACCGAAGCCAAGCGCGAAAAGCTCTACGACGAAATCATCGAGAAGTCCCTGAGCTGGTGCATTGCCCGCGCCGAAGTCGAAGAAATCGACGAGCTGAACATTTTGCACGCAACCATGTTGGCCATGCAGCGCGCGGTGGCCGGCCTGCACATTCAGCCAAAACTGGCGATGATCGACGGCAACCGCTGTCCGCAACTGCCGATGCGCGCCGAAGCGGTGGTGCAGGGCGACGGCAAGGTCCCGGCTATCGCTGCGGCGTCGATTCTGGCCAAAGTCAGTCGCGACCGTGAAATGGCTGCGTTCGAATTGATCTACCCGGGTTACGGCATCGGTGGCCATAAAGGCTACCCGACGCCCGTTCATCTGGAAGCGTTGGTGCGTCTTGGCCCTACGCCGATTCACCGGCGCTCGTTCGCCCCGGTGCGTCAGGCTTATGAAGCGCTGGAAGGCCTGACACAGGTTTAG
- the dnaE gene encoding DNA polymerase III subunit alpha: MPASFVHLRLHTEYSLVDGLVRIKPLVKALTAMNMPAVAVTDQNNMCSLVKFYKNTMGAGIKPICGADLWLSNKDPDAPLSRLSLLVMNAKGYRNLTELISRGFIEGQRNGMIIVEREWVAEANEGLIMLSAAKEGEIGMAMIGGNPAEAEVLAREWMAVFPDRFYLEIQRTNRPNDEEQLHGAVALADKLGAPLVATNDVRFIKQEDFAAHETRVCIGEGRALDDPRRSKNYSDQQYLKSAEEMIELFSDIPDAIENTVEIAKRCNIEVKLGTHFLPNFPIPDGMTIDEYFRKVSFDGLEERLSVLLPKDTTEDYEAKRQVYVDRLNFELDIIIQMGFPGYFLIVMDFIQWAKNNGVPVGPGRGSGAGSLVAYVQKITDLDPLEYDLLFERFLNPERVSMPDFDVDFCMDGRDRVIDYVAEKYGRNAVSQIITFGSMAAKAVVRDVARVQGKSYGLADRLSKMIPFEVGMTLEKAYEQEEILRDFIKVDEEAAEIWEMARKLEGVVRNVGKHAGGVVIAPTKLTDFSPIYCDEAGDGLVTQFDKDDVEAAGLVKFDFLGLRTLTVIDWALKTINRDRAKVNEPPLDIAFIPLDDKPTYTLLQKAETTAVFQLESRGMKELIKKLKPDCLEDLIALVALFRPGPLQSGMVDDFINRKHGRAELAYPHSDYQYEGLKPVLAPTYGIILYQEQVMQIAQVMAGYTLGGADMLRRAMGKKKPEEMAKQRGGFIEGCKTNNIDADLAGNIFDLVEKFAGYGFNKSHSAAYGLVSYQTAWLKTHYPAPFMAAVLSADMHNTDKVVTLIEEIRTMKLRLDAPDVNTSEFKFTVNDEGRIIYGLGAIKGVGEGPVEAITEARLAGPFKDLFDFCARVDLKRINKRTLDGLIRSGALDRLGPYFHDEQKAYQANIDRNRAVLLTAMEEAIKAAEQTARTQDSGHSDLFGGLFVEEDADVYANHRKAKELTLKERLKGEKDTLGLYLTGHPIDEYEGEIRRFARQRIIDLKPARDTQTVAGMIIALRVMKNKKGDKMGFITLDDRSGRIEASLFSESFHAAQSLLQTDAMVVVEGEVSNDDFSGGLKLRVKRVMSMEDARTNLAESLRLKLQTQDLKGDQLRWLGDLLKRHRGACPITMEYTSPDAKTLLQFGETWRIDPADALIQALRDQFGRDNVFLQYR, encoded by the coding sequence ATGCCGGCTTCATTCGTTCATCTACGCCTGCACACTGAATACTCCCTGGTCGACGGGCTGGTACGGATCAAGCCGCTGGTCAAGGCGCTGACGGCCATGAACATGCCGGCGGTCGCGGTCACCGACCAGAACAACATGTGTTCTCTGGTCAAATTCTATAAAAACACCATGGGCGCCGGCATCAAGCCGATTTGCGGCGCCGACCTGTGGCTGTCGAACAAGGACCCGGACGCACCGCTGAGCCGGCTCAGCCTGTTGGTGATGAACGCCAAGGGCTATCGCAACCTCACCGAGTTGATCTCGCGCGGTTTCATCGAAGGTCAGCGCAACGGCATGATCATTGTCGAGCGTGAGTGGGTTGCTGAAGCCAACGAAGGCCTGATCATGCTGTCCGCCGCCAAAGAAGGCGAGATCGGCATGGCCATGATCGGCGGCAATCCGGCCGAAGCCGAAGTGCTGGCGCGTGAATGGATGGCGGTGTTCCCGGATCGTTTCTATCTGGAAATCCAGCGCACCAACCGTCCTAACGATGAAGAGCAACTGCACGGTGCCGTCGCCCTCGCCGACAAACTCGGCGCGCCGCTGGTGGCGACCAACGATGTACGTTTCATCAAGCAGGAAGATTTCGCCGCCCACGAAACCCGCGTGTGCATCGGTGAGGGCCGCGCCCTCGACGATCCGCGGCGTTCGAAGAATTACAGCGATCAGCAATACCTGAAAAGCGCCGAGGAGATGATCGAGCTGTTCAGCGATATTCCCGACGCCATCGAAAACACCGTCGAGATCGCCAAGCGCTGCAACATCGAAGTGAAACTGGGCACTCACTTCCTGCCCAACTTCCCGATCCCCGATGGCATGACCATCGACGAGTATTTCCGAAAAGTCTCCTTCGACGGTCTCGAAGAACGCTTGTCGGTGCTGCTGCCCAAAGACACCACCGAAGACTATGAAGCCAAGCGTCAGGTCTACGTCGACCGCTTGAATTTCGAGCTGGATATCATCATCCAGATGGGCTTCCCCGGTTACTTCCTGATCGTTATGGACTTTATCCAGTGGGCCAAGAACAACGGCGTACCGGTAGGTCCCGGCCGTGGGTCGGGTGCCGGATCGCTGGTGGCCTACGTGCAGAAGATCACCGACCTCGACCCGCTGGAATACGACCTGCTGTTCGAACGTTTCCTTAACCCGGAACGGGTCTCGATGCCCGACTTCGACGTCGACTTCTGCATGGACGGTCGTGACCGCGTGATCGACTACGTGGCCGAGAAGTACGGTCGCAACGCGGTAAGCCAGATCATCACCTTCGGTTCCATGGCCGCCAAGGCTGTGGTGCGCGACGTGGCGCGGGTGCAGGGCAAGTCCTATGGCCTGGCGGATCGTCTGTCGAAGATGATTCCGTTCGAAGTCGGCATGACCCTGGAAAAAGCCTACGAGCAGGAAGAGATCCTCCGTGACTTCATCAAGGTCGATGAAGAGGCTGCGGAAATCTGGGAGATGGCACGCAAGCTCGAAGGCGTTGTGCGTAACGTCGGTAAACACGCCGGTGGTGTGGTTATCGCACCGACCAAACTGACTGACTTCTCGCCGATCTATTGCGACGAGGCCGGTGACGGTCTGGTAACCCAGTTCGACAAGGACGACGTTGAAGCGGCCGGTCTGGTGAAGTTCGACTTCCTCGGTCTGCGCACGCTGACGGTGATCGACTGGGCGCTGAAAACCATCAACCGCGACCGGGCCAAGGTCAACGAGCCGCCGTTGGACATTGCGTTCATCCCGCTCGACGACAAGCCTACGTATACGTTGTTGCAAAAAGCTGAAACCACAGCGGTGTTCCAGCTTGAGTCCCGAGGTATGAAAGAGCTGATCAAAAAGCTCAAGCCCGACTGCCTGGAAGACTTGATCGCACTGGTGGCCCTGTTCCGTCCGGGCCCACTGCAATCGGGCATGGTTGACGACTTTATCAACCGTAAGCACGGTCGCGCCGAGCTGGCGTATCCGCACTCCGATTACCAATACGAAGGCCTCAAGCCTGTGTTGGCGCCGACTTACGGCATCATCCTGTATCAGGAACAGGTGATGCAGATTGCCCAGGTCATGGCCGGTTACACACTAGGTGGTGCGGACATGCTCCGTCGCGCCATGGGTAAGAAAAAGCCCGAAGAAATGGCCAAGCAGCGCGGCGGCTTCATTGAAGGTTGCAAGACCAACAATATTGACGCTGATCTCGCGGGTAACATTTTTGACCTGGTGGAAAAATTCGCCGGTTACGGTTTCAACAAGTCTCACTCCGCCGCTTATGGTCTGGTTTCCTATCAGACCGCTTGGCTGAAAACGCACTACCCGGCGCCGTTCATGGCTGCGGTACTGTCGGCGGATATGCACAACACCGACAAGGTCGTGACCTTGATCGAAGAAATTCGCACCATGAAGCTGCGTCTCGACGCGCCGGATGTGAATACTTCGGAGTTCAAGTTCACGGTGAACGATGAGGGCCGGATCATTTATGGCCTGGGCGCGATCAAAGGCGTAGGCGAGGGGCCGGTTGAGGCGATCACTGAGGCGCGTCTGGCAGGGCCGTTCAAGGATCTGTTCGATTTCTGCGCCCGGGTCGACCTCAAGCGCATCAACAAACGCACGCTCGACGGCTTGATTCGCAGCGGTGCTCTGGATCGCCTTGGCCCGTACTTCCACGATGAGCAAAAAGCCTACCAGGCCAACATCGACCGCAACCGCGCGGTGCTGCTGACGGCCATGGAAGAGGCGATCAAGGCCGCCGAACAAACTGCACGCACTCAGGACAGCGGGCACTCGGACCTGTTCGGTGGACTGTTCGTCGAAGAAGACGCTGACGTTTACGCCAACCATCGCAAGGCCAAGGAGTTGACGCTCAAGGAGCGGCTCAAAGGAGAGAAAGACACCCTGGGCCTGTACCTGACCGGTCACCCGATTGATGAATACGAAGGTGAAATCCGTCGTTTCGCCCGCCAGCGCATCATTGATCTGAAACCGGCGCGAGATACCCAGACCGTCGCGGGCATGATCATTGCGCTGCGGGTCATGAAGAACAAGAAGGGCGACAAGATGGGGTTCATCACCCTGGATGACCGCTCTGGACGCATCGAGGCCTCGCTGTTTTCCGAGTCGTTCCATGCGGCGCAGTCGTTGTTGCAGACTGACGCGATGGTGGTCGTCGAAGGCGAGGTCAGCAATGACGACTTCTCCGGGGGGCTGAAGCTGCGGGTCAAGCGCGTGATGAGCATGGAAGACGCCCGCACCAACCTGGCCGAAAGCCTGCGTCTGAAGCTTCAGACTCAGGACTTGAAAGGCGATCAGCTACGCTGGTTGGGCGATCTGCTCAAGCGTCACCGCGGCGCTTGCCCGATCACCATGGAGTACACCAGCCCGGATGCGAAGACCTTGCTGCAGTTTGGCGAGACGTGGCGAATCGACCCGGCGGATGCCTTGATTCAGGCTCTGCGTGACCAGTTCGGGCGAGACAACGTCTTCCTCCAATACCGTTGA
- the fabZ gene encoding 3-hydroxyacyl-ACP dehydratase FabZ: MMDINEIREYLPHRYPFLLVDRVVELDTEGKRIRAYKNVSINEPFFNGHFPAHPIMPGVLIIEAMAQAAGILGFKMLDVKPADGTLYYFVGSDKLRFRQPVLPGDQLILEAKFISCKRQIWKFECQASVDGKPVCSAEIICAERKL, translated from the coding sequence ATGATGGACATCAACGAGATTCGCGAATACCTGCCTCACCGTTACCCGTTCCTGCTGGTGGACCGGGTGGTGGAACTGGACACTGAAGGCAAGCGCATTCGCGCCTACAAGAATGTCAGCATCAATGAACCGTTCTTCAATGGTCACTTCCCGGCGCATCCAATCATGCCGGGCGTACTGATCATCGAAGCGATGGCTCAGGCTGCCGGGATCCTCGGTTTCAAAATGCTCGATGTGAAGCCTGCCGATGGCACGCTTTATTACTTCGTCGGTTCCGACAAGCTGCGCTTCCGCCAGCCGGTGTTGCCGGGCGATCAACTGATTCTTGAAGCCAAGTTCATCAGCTGCAAGCGTCAGATCTGGAAGTTCGAATGCCAGGCTTCGGTCGATGGCAAGCCGGTCTGCTCGGCTGAAATCATCTGCGCGGAACGCAAGCTATGA
- the lpxB gene encoding lipid-A-disaccharide synthase, with protein MANLRIALVAGEASGDILGAGLMRALKAQHPAVEFIGVGGPLMQAEGLTSYFPMERLSVMGLVEVLGRLRELLKRRKDLIATLIAEKPDAFIGIDAPDFNLNIELKLRQAGIKTVHYVSPSVWAWRQKRVLKIREGCDLMLTLLPFEAKFYEEMGVPVRFVGHTLADTIPLEADRAAARAELGLPDGPLVALMPGSRGGEVSRLGALFLDTAERLRALRPGLRFVIPCANPERRAQLEELLAGRDLPVTLLDGKSHLALAACNAVLIASGTATLEALLYKRPMVVAYRLAPLTFWILKRMVKSPYVSLPNLLAQRLLVPELLQDDATVEALAQTLSPLIEGGEEQTRGFDEIHRTLRLDASNQAADAVLNLIGQTR; from the coding sequence ATGGCCAATCTGCGTATTGCGCTGGTGGCGGGTGAAGCTTCCGGTGACATTCTCGGCGCCGGCCTCATGCGCGCGCTCAAGGCACAGCATCCGGCGGTCGAGTTCATCGGCGTCGGTGGTCCGTTAATGCAGGCCGAAGGCCTGACGTCCTACTTTCCCATGGAACGCTTGTCGGTCATGGGCCTGGTGGAAGTTCTCGGCCGGCTGCGCGAATTGCTCAAACGCCGCAAAGACCTGATCGCCACGCTGATCGCCGAGAAGCCAGACGCGTTCATCGGTATCGACGCGCCGGACTTCAATCTCAACATTGAATTGAAGCTACGTCAGGCCGGGATCAAAACCGTGCATTACGTCAGCCCTTCGGTGTGGGCGTGGCGGCAGAAGCGTGTGCTGAAGATCCGCGAAGGCTGTGACCTGATGCTGACGCTGCTGCCGTTCGAAGCAAAATTTTACGAAGAGATGGGCGTGCCAGTGCGGTTCGTCGGTCACACCCTGGCCGATACCATTCCATTGGAGGCCGATCGTGCTGCGGCCCGTGCCGAGCTGGGCCTGCCCGACGGCCCGCTGGTGGCGTTGATGCCCGGCAGTCGCGGCGGCGAAGTGTCTCGACTGGGTGCGCTGTTCCTTGATACTGCCGAACGCCTGCGTGCGTTGCGCCCGGGTTTGCGCTTTGTCATCCCGTGTGCCAACCCGGAGCGCCGCGCGCAACTTGAAGAGTTGCTTGCCGGCCGTGATCTGCCGGTGACCTTGCTCGACGGCAAATCCCATCTGGCCCTGGCCGCGTGCAACGCCGTGTTGATCGCCTCCGGCACCGCTACCCTTGAGGCGCTGCTATACAAGCGCCCGATGGTAGTGGCGTACCGTTTGGCGCCGCTGACGTTCTGGATTCTCAAGCGCATGGTCAAGAGCCCGTACGTGTCCCTGCCGAACCTGCTAGCCCAGCGTCTGCTGGTCCCGGAATTGTTGCAGGATGATGCGACGGTCGAAGCACTGGCGCAGACCCTGTCGCCATTGATCGAAGGTGGCGAAGAACAGACGCGCGGCTTTGATGAGATTCACCGCACATTGCGGCTGGACGCCTCCAATCAGGCGGCGGACGCCGTCCTTAACCTGATCGGTCAGACACGATGA